The genome window TCGAAGTTGAATCCCGAAGGCGGGCTTCCCTTCGTCCAGCAGGTTCTTGAGTCGACTGTTCATCATGATTCGTCGGTGACCATGTCCTGATAATAACCCAGTTCGAGAAGGCGGTCCAGCCATCGCCTCCGCTTCGGACTGCGATCCGGATTTGTGAGCCAGTACGGGTCGACCGGCGGATCGTTCGGACGATTGTACTTGGCGGTGGCCTTGCTGTTGTTCGCCCCCTGATCCCTCGTGGTTTCGATTTCCTCGGGCGTCCTCGGATTGTTGTAGTATACGCAGGTGCACATGCGCCGGTCGCTTGAGCCCCCGTAGCTGGCGTGCCACAACCGAAGGTCGAATCCCACCACGTCGCCCGGTTCCGAGTCGCAGACGAAACAGGGCACTTCCTTGTGGCGGTCGAATTCGGAAATGAACCGTCTCAGCTCGCCGTGAATGGGGTCGCGGTGCGATCCCGGGATGACGCGCAGCGCTCCGGTTTCCGGTCCAACGGGTTGCAGGTAGAATGCGAACTTGATGCCGTACTGGTGGATGCTGTGGGTATCCGGATGCCATCCCGTGTTGCCCACGTAACGGTTCGCGTCGGTGGCGATGCCCAGCGCATCCTCGCCGTAGAGTTGTTCGGCGACTCCACAGAGCCGGGGATCCTCCAGCAGGCTCGCGAAGAAGGGCGTGGATTTCCCCATCATCGTGACCCAGTGGCGGACCGTGCCGTCGAAGGGCATGTGACGATAGGCTGCTTTCAGGCCGTGGTCGAACTCCTTGTTGATCACGGCCAGTTCATCCGGCGTGAAGACCTGCCGAAGGACGACAAACCCAAAGGTCTTGAAGTGAAGGTACTGCTGTTCCGTCAGCATGAGGACTTCCTCCCTCATCGGTGATTGGGACGCCTATAGCCGGCGAATCAGGCGCTGCAGGCGCAACCACCAGACGATCCAGACCGCCTCGTTGATCACACCCTGGGAGAGTTTCGAGGTACCCGATCGCCGGTCTACGAAAATAATGGGGATTTCACGCATCCGATATCCCTTTCGCCAGCACCGGAAGTTCATCTCGATCTGGAACGCATACCCGTCGGACCGGACATTATCGAGATCGATCTTCTCCAGCACTTCACGCCGGAAGCACTTGAATCCCGACGTGGTGTCCCGGATCGTCATGCCCGTGACCACGCGGGTATAGATATTGGCGAAATAGCTCAGTAATAGCCGGGACATGGGCCAGTTCACCACGTTGATGCCGCTGATGTACCGGGATCCGATCACGACGTCACAGGACGCGATCTCTTCGATGAACTTAGGGATCATGGCGGGATCGTGGGAAAAGTCCGCATCCATCTCGAAAACGCAGTCCACGTCCTGCTGGATAGCGTGCTTGAATCCCGCCACGTAGGCCGAGCCCAACCCAAGCTTTTTGGGCCGATGCAGGACGCTGATCCGTTCGTTCTCCGCAGCCAGTTTATCGGCCAGCCTCCCCGTCCCGTCCGGCGAGTTGTCATCCACCACGAGCACCCGGATATCCGGTCCGAGCGCCATCAGTTCGGGCAGAAGCCGCCGGATGTTGTCGAATTCGTTGTAGGTGGGGACGATGATCAGGGATTTCATGGTCTTCTGTAGGTTTCCAGTTGGTTTCCGGTCGGTAGCTGGTCGGTTTCAGGTCCGGGTTTTCAGGCTATTTCTGACTTGCATGGCACCTGCGGCGATCAAACCGGCCAGCACCAGTGCGCTGGCGATCCGGCTCACCAGGTGGCCCGCAGTGAAGCTCGCCGGCTGGAACTTCATGACCACTTCGTGCTGACCCTCCGGGACGGTCACCGAGCGAAGCACGTAGTTAGTCTTGAGTATCTCGGCAGGTTGACCGTCCATCGTGGCCTGCCACCCGGCTGGATAGTAGATCTCGCTCAGTACCAGCAGACAAGGCGCGGCCGCATCCACGGCCATCTCGATGCGGTGCGGCGTGTGAAGCGTGATCTCCACGGTCGAATTACCCAGCGGGCCGA of Gemmatimonadota bacterium contains these proteins:
- a CDS encoding phytanoyl-CoA dioxygenase family protein; the protein is MLTEQQYLHFKTFGFVVLRQVFTPDELAVINKEFDHGLKAAYRHMPFDGTVRHWVTMMGKSTPFFASLLEDPRLCGVAEQLYGEDALGIATDANRYVGNTGWHPDTHSIHQYGIKFAFYLQPVGPETGALRVIPGSHRDPIHGELRRFISEFDRHKEVPCFVCDSEPGDVVGFDLRLWHASYGGSSDRRMCTCVYYNNPRTPEEIETTRDQGANNSKATAKYNRPNDPPVDPYWLTNPDRSPKRRRWLDRLLELGYYQDMVTDES
- a CDS encoding polyprenol monophosphomannose synthase, coding for MKSLIIVPTYNEFDNIRRLLPELMALGPDIRVLVVDDNSPDGTGRLADKLAAENERISVLHRPKKLGLGSAYVAGFKHAIQQDVDCVFEMDADFSHDPAMIPKFIEEIASCDVVIGSRYISGINVVNWPMSRLLLSYFANIYTRVVTGMTIRDTTSGFKCFRREVLEKIDLDNVRSDGYAFQIEMNFRCWRKGYRMREIPIIFVDRRSGTSKLSQGVINEAVWIVWWLRLQRLIRRL